The following are from one region of the Arcobacter defluvii genome:
- a CDS encoding RNA pyrophosphohydrolase, giving the protein MTDKKEMTINHEKKKFRPNVAAIVLSAKYPHKCEIFIASRTDVENAWQFPQGGIDEGESSKEALFRELEEEIGTRDIEIIAEYPTWVSYEFPPAIAKRMYPYDGQRQKYYLVKLKKGAKININTEIPEFSEYKFVPTKNIYEYITFFKRTVYKQVLKYFKNEGYI; this is encoded by the coding sequence ATGACTGATAAAAAAGAAATGACAATTAATCACGAGAAAAAAAAGTTCAGACCAAATGTAGCCGCAATTGTACTATCAGCAAAATATCCTCATAAGTGCGAAATATTTATTGCTTCAAGAACTGATGTAGAAAATGCTTGGCAATTTCCCCAAGGGGGAATTGATGAAGGAGAATCTTCAAAAGAAGCACTTTTTAGAGAACTTGAAGAAGAAATTGGAACTAGAGATATTGAAATCATTGCAGAATACCCTACTTGGGTTTCATATGAATTTCCTCCTGCTATTGCAAAAAGGATGTATCCTTATGATGGACAAAGACAAAAATATTACCTAGTAAAACTAAAAAAAGGCGCTAAAATAAATATTAATACTGAGATTCCTGAATTTAGCGAATATAAATTTGTGCCTACTAAAAATATTTATGAATATATAACTTTTTTCAAAAGAACTGTCTACAAACAAGTTTTAAAATATTTTAAAAATGAAGGTTATATTTAA